A genome region from Methylobacterium sp. FF17 includes the following:
- a CDS encoding host specificity factor TipJ family phage tail protein — protein sequence MTALIPGPLHGELLGPGDTVAVIAALHPLSPSREIRHLPAGLSLTEIVAIATAGGRYRHGSLRVSLGADQVPADLWPRVRVKAGATVVLRAVPRGGGGGLFKSLAMLAVAVLTAFVAPYLTPILGTFGTAVVTAAITVGAGLLLNALFPVNTKKNGGNVYSIGGNQNLATKYQPFPSVLGRMRTYPRYGGSAYTEFDGDDQYVRLLYVWGYGALDIADLKIAETPISAYHDVQIQTYYGYPTDPKPTLYATTVVQQDLNIEIKNVDGWTTRTTSEDVTEWALDIVCPNGLSATRNSGKTTEQTVSIEIQRSVAYANDFVAVETLTMTANSTKPIRRTVRRPEAVGTYDIRWRRVTRDFDGDAQVNATSTVTALRSYRPGDPLTFRKPLAITALRIRATSQLSGIVDNLNGIVTSRVKAFDGTSWVADVPSRNPGDLYPWVLQGPANAKPRVDAKIDWPAIQRFRENCRVKGYTYDLVHEEQKSILATCQDILSAGRGVVVFHDGKWSVAFDEPDALIVQHFTPRNSWGFSGKRTYKRLPHAFRVKFRNEARGYREDEILVFADGYDASNATLFEEVEFPGQTNHKNVWRLGRYHYAQLLLRPEEYRLSADIEQLISTRGDRVRVLHDVPKWGIVAARVVAVSGNLVHVDERVPMAAGRSYCVRFRLADGSSGVRLIQTVAGEVDAVTLTGGDIVPAAGDLCMFGEVGQETVVLRVKEIVPGEDLSAELTLVDDAPEIALADQGVVPDPVGGGNGDTSQTLRPINLRVVEGNAGADAGYAPTVTLLWDTPSGVSPIRRFEVALKGPSDSAYGAPIEVTPTLRSYTWQSLPPGETSFQVRSLFEDGSYSGFATTSQAVVSWSAAPPAVTGLRVTVVGGLAIFSWDGPRRVVAQLELRYSPATSGVTWESATPVGSRANGTTMSVPFAAGTYLAKFLNGGGTYSQAPTTLVVTAASAADARVGGEIFDMEPFTGVHVGTIEADGGVRLAPDAGGVVGDGTYTPADVIDLGAIYVSRISGDLIAHGLDTRDGSSGAPDIYGVDEFAWGAVLELRSTRDDPASPAATWTEWSTFSAGDVTARGFAVRARLSSDSQGITPVVELIHLRADIEARTDAVAALAIPTSGRRVEFRPAFQSRPAIAVTGRDFATGDVLDWGATDGTGFTLTVRNRDGNSVARTIDFIASGYGRRLS from the coding sequence ATGACGGCGCTGATCCCCGGCCCCCTGCATGGCGAGCTGCTCGGCCCCGGCGACACGGTCGCGGTGATCGCGGCCCTGCATCCCCTCAGCCCCTCGCGGGAAATCCGCCACCTGCCGGCCGGTCTCAGCCTGACCGAGATCGTCGCGATCGCCACCGCCGGCGGTCGCTACCGCCACGGGAGCCTGCGCGTCTCGCTTGGCGCCGACCAGGTGCCTGCCGATCTATGGCCCCGCGTCCGGGTGAAGGCCGGGGCGACGGTGGTGCTGCGCGCCGTGCCACGCGGCGGCGGCGGCGGACTGTTCAAGTCGCTGGCCATGCTCGCGGTGGCGGTGCTGACCGCCTTCGTCGCCCCCTACCTCACGCCGATCCTCGGCACCTTCGGAACGGCGGTGGTGACTGCCGCCATCACGGTCGGCGCGGGCCTGCTGCTCAATGCCCTTTTCCCGGTCAACACCAAGAAGAACGGCGGCAACGTCTACTCGATCGGCGGAAACCAGAACCTCGCCACGAAGTACCAGCCGTTCCCCTCGGTTCTCGGGCGGATGCGGACGTATCCACGCTACGGCGGGTCAGCCTACACCGAATTCGACGGCGACGATCAGTACGTCCGGCTGCTCTACGTCTGGGGCTACGGGGCCCTCGACATCGCGGACTTGAAGATCGCCGAGACGCCGATCTCGGCCTACCACGACGTCCAGATCCAGACGTACTACGGCTATCCGACCGATCCGAAGCCGACGCTCTACGCCACCACGGTGGTGCAGCAGGATCTCAACATCGAGATCAAGAACGTCGACGGCTGGACCACGCGCACCACGTCCGAGGACGTGACGGAATGGGCGCTCGACATCGTCTGCCCGAACGGTCTCAGCGCGACCCGTAACTCCGGCAAGACCACCGAACAGACCGTCTCGATCGAGATCCAGCGCAGCGTCGCCTACGCCAACGACTTCGTGGCCGTCGAGACGCTGACGATGACCGCGAACTCCACGAAGCCGATCCGTCGCACGGTGCGCCGTCCAGAGGCGGTTGGCACCTATGACATCCGCTGGCGCCGCGTGACGCGCGACTTCGACGGGGACGCACAGGTCAACGCCACCAGCACCGTCACGGCCCTGCGCAGCTACCGCCCCGGCGACCCGCTGACCTTCCGGAAGCCGCTGGCGATCACGGCCCTGCGCATCCGTGCCACCTCGCAGTTGAGCGGCATCGTCGACAACCTCAACGGCATCGTGACGAGCCGGGTAAAGGCCTTCGATGGGACCTCGTGGGTGGCGGACGTGCCCAGCCGCAACCCGGGTGATCTCTACCCGTGGGTGCTGCAAGGACCCGCCAACGCCAAGCCGCGTGTGGATGCCAAGATCGACTGGCCCGCGATCCAGCGCTTCCGCGAGAACTGCCGGGTCAAGGGCTACACCTACGACTTGGTGCACGAAGAGCAGAAGAGCATCCTGGCGACCTGTCAGGACATCCTCTCGGCCGGGCGCGGCGTCGTGGTGTTCCACGACGGAAAGTGGTCGGTGGCCTTCGATGAGCCGGATGCGCTCATCGTCCAGCACTTCACGCCGCGCAACTCCTGGGGCTTCTCGGGCAAGCGCACGTACAAGCGCCTGCCGCACGCCTTCCGGGTCAAGTTCCGCAACGAGGCGCGGGGCTACCGAGAGGACGAGATCCTCGTCTTCGCCGATGGCTATGACGCCAGCAACGCGACCCTGTTCGAGGAAGTCGAGTTCCCCGGACAGACGAACCACAAGAACGTCTGGCGGCTCGGGCGCTACCACTACGCCCAGCTCCTCCTCCGGCCGGAGGAATACCGGCTCTCGGCCGACATCGAGCAACTCATCTCGACGCGCGGGGATCGCGTCCGCGTGCTCCACGACGTCCCGAAGTGGGGGATCGTGGCCGCGCGGGTGGTCGCGGTGTCAGGCAACCTCGTGCACGTCGACGAGCGCGTCCCGATGGCGGCCGGGCGCAGCTACTGCGTCCGGTTCCGCCTGGCGGATGGATCGTCCGGCGTGCGCCTGATCCAGACCGTCGCGGGCGAGGTCGACGCCGTGACCCTGACCGGGGGCGATATCGTCCCGGCCGCCGGCGACCTCTGCATGTTCGGCGAGGTCGGACAGGAGACGGTGGTGCTCCGCGTCAAGGAGATCGTCCCCGGCGAGGATCTCTCGGCGGAGCTGACGCTGGTGGACGACGCGCCGGAGATCGCCCTTGCCGATCAGGGCGTGGTGCCGGACCCGGTCGGAGGCGGCAACGGCGACACCTCACAGACTCTGCGGCCGATCAACCTTCGCGTCGTCGAGGGCAACGCCGGCGCCGATGCCGGCTACGCACCGACCGTTACGCTCCTCTGGGATACGCCCTCCGGCGTGTCGCCGATCCGCCGCTTTGAAGTGGCGTTGAAGGGGCCTTCGGACAGCGCCTACGGCGCGCCGATCGAGGTGACGCCGACGCTCCGCTCCTACACCTGGCAGTCGCTGCCGCCGGGCGAGACGAGCTTCCAGGTCCGCAGCCTCTTCGAGGACGGCAGCTATTCAGGGTTCGCCACTACGAGCCAGGCGGTGGTGTCCTGGTCGGCCGCGCCGCCGGCCGTGACCGGCCTGCGCGTCACCGTGGTCGGCGGCCTCGCGATCTTCTCGTGGGATGGTCCGCGACGCGTCGTGGCGCAGCTCGAACTGCGCTACTCGCCCGCCACCAGCGGCGTGACCTGGGAAAGCGCGACCCCGGTCGGCTCGCGCGCCAACGGCACCACGATGAGTGTGCCCTTCGCGGCTGGCACCTACCTGGCGAAGTTCCTCAACGGCGGCGGCACCTACTCGCAGGCGCCGACCACGCTGGTGGTCACGGCAGCCAGCGCGGCGGACGCCCGCGTCGGGGGCGAGATCTTCGACATGGAGCCCTTCACGGGCGTGCATGTCGGCACGATCGAGGCCGATGGTGGTGTGCGTCTCGCTCCGGACGCGGGCGGGGTGGTGGGCGATGGCACCTATACCCCGGCCGACGTCATCGATCTCGGCGCGATCTACGTCTCCCGGATCTCGGGCGACCTCATCGCCCATGGCCTCGACACCCGCGATGGCTCGTCCGGTGCCCCCGATATCTACGGGGTCGACGAGTTTGCGTGGGGCGCCGTCCTGGAGCTGCGCAGCACCCGCGACGATCCCGCCTCGCCGGCTGCGACCTGGACGGAATGGTCGACGTTCTCGGCCGGCGACGTCACAGCGCGCGGTTTCGCGGTCCGGGCGCGACTGAGCAGCGACAGCCAGGGCATTACCCCCGTGGTGGAGCTGATCCACCTGCGCGCTGACATCGAAGCCCGCACCGATGCGGTTGCGGCCCTGGCGATCCCGACCAGTGGTCGCCGGGTCGAGTTCCGGCCCGCCTTCCAAAGCCGGCCCGCCATCGCGGTCACCGGGCGAGACTTCGCGACCGGCGATGTCCTCGACTGGGGTGCCACGGACGGGACCGGTTTCACCCTCACGGTTCGCAATCGCGACGGTAACAGCGTCGCGCGGACCATCGATTTCATTGCCTCAGGCTATGGCCGGAGATTGAGCTGA
- a CDS encoding metalloregulator ArsR/SmtB family transcription factor, translating to MQRVFEALSSSVRRQILAYLAHAELSAGEIAGRFAMSKPSISQHLSVLESAGLIVGEKRGQYVFYRQVEDSLLNTLNGFVQEACPIGRPLRRESAALAESRRGAEPGTDEPPRG from the coding sequence ATGCAGCGCGTCTTCGAAGCCCTGTCCTCCTCCGTCCGGCGGCAGATCCTGGCCTATCTCGCCCATGCCGAGCTCAGCGCGGGGGAGATCGCCGGGCGCTTCGCGATGTCGAAGCCCTCGATCTCGCAGCACCTCTCGGTGCTCGAATCGGCCGGGCTGATCGTGGGCGAGAAGCGCGGGCAGTACGTGTTCTACCGGCAGGTGGAGGACAGCCTCCTCAACACCCTCAACGGCTTCGTGCAGGAAGCCTGTCCGATCGGTCGGCCGCTCCGGCGCGAGAGCGCCGCCCTGGCCGAGAGCCGCCGCGGGGCGGAGCCCGGCACGGACGAGCCGCCGCGCGGCTGA
- a CDS encoding SGNH/GDSL hydrolase family protein, translating into MSRTIEFGTALAALGLASQAALADEVMRRGLGDAGEAQARQTAVADLLQRIRRINAGLYPALRPGDNPSAFSGSFDKGNPDDLAPLSDADYPLQVVDDGLGRDLFATRDIWERALHPVGGGELWRARWSYQRRANSSDPSNDSVQRFVFWYGPDRSPLSATEVGSEAPVIASGSRAFSQIIGSNLAIEGALEPPPGAAYFRIGIRAYGLEQRTTVTDLGAVEITDALQVLLDLIPPDSAPALAAALAEEERRATAAEASLGRYADTIDAKADALRTEVTEATDAVGFANLAERFGFLTAAATALDDRADHLEGIPALGVGAVTLGAPPVEAAYLTDANVVGGVRAGGVRYGRQPDGRYLAGLSHRPALGVGALVLGAPAADEIRLDGRSIVMSGRAGGRAQVRTAAGRYDGEASRRPALGIGALGGDLVTAARLDAGGRPVAYATAGRGAIAVTYVATPAGLIRQEVGAGGAITGLSGGNTIQSGSTLLIPAVTLALPFRSFTTRGGSVTRSVPAAVAVADELVQCRDGETEFLAYQFLGAAPVTGVRQDNGQAVTEGTHFTVNRQMGYVVFAAGFSSSYVPVKFAYQGYPQRAGFVSCGYNGVPVLTEGQAVGRTCSMYEPTLPAGHTGIARTFQYVDASGAAQTEMSWIYLYDGLVKRDEAAVTRATILRNRGLLSRARRKAMIDPARFRLVGTGDSRTQVGGAQTVHPTNTADPTNQNFYANVNRDTIGFFETYSADAKSKIPRYTFNNGANANDNVKVGWNWVLLDYLARVYGVTNAYASQGDLATGGYLNFGINGTTFAADAFADGRLNGTNPARLSAQTASRPHLAVIAYGANQSDFAQAPGQIETLVNAFEGVGCDCLFLLTGRPNSLWKSDGVTLFRDTCDAVRRTVNRYGHEVAYADTQRVFDPETMSAAGLSEFEIGEASTRNHDGVKEFRLFGGLLIEALAP; encoded by the coding sequence ATGTCTCGGACCATTGAATTCGGAACGGCGCTGGCCGCTCTAGGTCTCGCCAGCCAGGCGGCCCTGGCTGATGAGGTCATGCGACGTGGGCTTGGGGATGCCGGCGAGGCGCAGGCCCGACAGACAGCCGTCGCCGACCTCCTGCAGCGCATCCGACGCATCAACGCGGGCCTCTACCCGGCGCTGCGGCCCGGCGACAACCCAAGCGCCTTCAGCGGGTCGTTCGACAAGGGCAACCCGGACGATCTGGCCCCACTCTCCGATGCAGACTACCCGCTCCAGGTGGTGGACGATGGGCTCGGCCGTGACCTGTTCGCCACGCGCGACATCTGGGAGCGCGCCCTTCATCCGGTGGGTGGCGGTGAACTCTGGCGCGCCCGCTGGAGCTACCAGCGCCGGGCCAACTCCTCCGACCCTTCGAACGATAGCGTTCAGCGCTTCGTGTTCTGGTACGGTCCCGACCGGAGCCCTCTAAGCGCGACCGAGGTCGGTTCGGAAGCCCCGGTCATCGCCAGCGGCTCGCGTGCCTTCTCGCAGATCATCGGCTCCAATCTGGCCATCGAAGGCGCGCTGGAGCCTCCGCCCGGCGCGGCCTACTTCCGCATCGGCATCCGCGCCTACGGCCTCGAGCAGCGCACGACGGTGACCGATCTCGGCGCGGTCGAGATCACCGACGCGCTGCAGGTCTTGCTCGACCTCATTCCCCCGGACAGCGCGCCAGCGTTGGCTGCTGCTCTGGCCGAGGAGGAGAGGCGCGCCACGGCGGCAGAGGCGAGCCTGGGGCGTTATGCGGACACGATCGACGCGAAGGCCGACGCCCTCCGTACGGAGGTCACAGAAGCCACCGATGCGGTCGGTTTTGCCAACCTCGCCGAACGCTTCGGCTTCCTCACCGCTGCGGCCACCGCGCTGGACGATCGGGCCGACCACCTGGAGGGCATCCCTGCCCTGGGGGTGGGTGCGGTGACCCTCGGCGCGCCGCCCGTCGAGGCGGCATACCTGACCGACGCCAACGTCGTCGGCGGTGTGCGGGCGGGTGGCGTGCGCTACGGGCGCCAGCCGGACGGGCGTTATCTCGCCGGCCTGTCTCACCGTCCCGCCCTGGGAGTGGGCGCGCTCGTGCTCGGGGCACCCGCAGCGGACGAGATCCGCTTGGACGGCCGCAGCATCGTCATGTCCGGCCGGGCCGGCGGGCGCGCCCAGGTCAGGACGGCGGCGGGCCGCTATGACGGCGAGGCTTCCCGCCGTCCCGCGCTCGGCATCGGCGCACTCGGCGGCGACCTCGTCACGGCGGCCCGCCTTGATGCAGGCGGACGCCCCGTCGCCTACGCTACCGCAGGTCGCGGCGCGATCGCGGTGACCTACGTCGCCACGCCGGCCGGTCTGATCCGGCAGGAGGTCGGAGCGGGTGGGGCGATCACCGGCCTCTCGGGCGGGAACACGATCCAGTCCGGATCGACCCTGCTCATCCCGGCCGTCACCCTCGCGCTGCCGTTCCGGTCCTTCACGACACGGGGCGGCTCCGTCACCCGCAGCGTGCCGGCGGCGGTCGCGGTCGCCGACGAGCTCGTGCAGTGCCGCGATGGCGAGACCGAGTTCCTGGCCTATCAGTTCCTCGGCGCCGCGCCTGTTACGGGCGTGCGCCAGGACAACGGTCAGGCCGTCACCGAGGGCACGCATTTCACCGTCAATCGGCAGATGGGCTACGTCGTGTTCGCGGCAGGGTTCTCGTCCAGCTACGTGCCGGTCAAGTTCGCCTACCAGGGCTATCCGCAGCGGGCCGGCTTCGTGTCGTGCGGCTATAACGGCGTGCCGGTTCTCACCGAGGGGCAGGCGGTGGGCCGCACCTGTTCGATGTACGAGCCCACACTGCCGGCCGGGCACACCGGGATCGCGCGCACCTTCCAGTATGTCGACGCGTCCGGAGCGGCCCAGACCGAGATGTCGTGGATCTACCTCTACGATGGCTTGGTGAAGCGCGACGAGGCGGCCGTCACGCGCGCTACGATCCTGCGCAATCGCGGGCTGCTTTCCCGCGCGCGGCGCAAGGCGATGATCGACCCGGCGCGCTTCCGGCTCGTCGGTACGGGCGACAGCCGGACCCAGGTCGGCGGCGCGCAAACGGTTCACCCGACCAACACCGCCGATCCGACGAACCAGAACTTCTACGCCAACGTCAACCGCGACACGATCGGGTTTTTCGAGACCTACAGCGCCGACGCGAAGTCGAAGATCCCGCGCTACACCTTCAACAACGGTGCCAATGCGAACGACAACGTCAAGGTCGGGTGGAACTGGGTTCTGCTCGACTACCTCGCGCGGGTCTACGGTGTCACCAACGCCTATGCGAGCCAGGGCGACCTGGCTACGGGCGGCTATCTCAACTTCGGCATCAATGGCACCACGTTCGCGGCCGATGCGTTCGCGGACGGGCGCCTCAACGGCACGAACCCGGCACGCCTGAGCGCGCAGACCGCCTCCCGGCCCCACCTCGCCGTCATCGCCTACGGGGCCAATCAGTCCGACTTCGCTCAGGCGCCCGGGCAGATCGAAACCCTGGTGAACGCCTTCGAGGGCGTCGGCTGCGACTGCCTATTCCTGCTCACGGGGCGGCCGAACAGTCTCTGGAAATCGGACGGGGTGACCCTGTTTCGGGACACCTGCGACGCGGTTCGCCGGACCGTCAACCGCTACGGCCACGAGGTCGCCTACGCCGATACCCAGCGCGTCTTCGACCCCGAGACCATGTCGGCGGCCGGGCTGTCGGAGTTTGAGATCGGCGAGGCCAGCACCCGCAATCACGACGGGGTGAAGGAATTCCGCCTGTTCGGCGGCCTGCTCATCGAGGCGCTCGCGCCCTGA
- a CDS encoding dihydrodipicolinate synthase family protein, producing MTVLSAFPITPADADGVVDTGALRALLNPLVEAGVGSIGLLGSTGTYPFLARDQRRRAVEAAVAAVGDRVPLLVGVGALRTDEAVRLAQDAKGAGAAAGLLAAMSYTPLTEDEVFAHCEAVARESGLPLHLYDNPGTTHFRFTPALVGRLARVPGIVAMKSPAAEPEAVAGQHEALRAAVPAGFALGYSGDWNAVAALLAGGETWYSVVAGLFPGPALAMTRAVEAGDAAEAQRLNARLEPLWDLFRTYSSLRVIYACADLLGLCRAAPPRPILPLAGEARQRVADTLDALDLR from the coding sequence ATGACCGTCCTGTCGGCCTTCCCGATCACCCCCGCCGACGCCGATGGCGTGGTGGATACCGGCGCCCTGCGCGCCCTCCTGAACCCCCTGGTCGAGGCCGGCGTCGGGTCGATCGGCCTCCTCGGCAGCACCGGCACCTACCCGTTCCTGGCGCGCGACCAGCGCCGCCGGGCCGTGGAGGCGGCCGTCGCGGCGGTGGGGGACCGCGTGCCGCTGCTGGTCGGGGTCGGGGCGCTGCGCACCGATGAGGCGGTGCGGCTGGCTCAGGACGCGAAGGGGGCGGGCGCCGCGGCCGGGCTCCTCGCCGCGATGTCCTACACGCCGCTCACCGAGGACGAGGTCTTCGCGCATTGCGAGGCGGTGGCGCGGGAATCCGGCCTGCCGCTCCACCTCTACGACAATCCGGGCACCACGCATTTCCGGTTCACCCCGGCCCTCGTCGGGCGCCTCGCCCGGGTTCCGGGCATCGTCGCCATGAAGAGCCCGGCCGCCGAGCCCGAGGCGGTGGCGGGTCAGCACGAAGCCCTGCGCGCCGCCGTGCCGGCCGGGTTCGCCCTCGGCTACAGCGGTGACTGGAACGCGGTCGCGGCGCTGCTGGCGGGCGGCGAGACCTGGTACAGCGTCGTGGCGGGCCTGTTCCCGGGACCCGCCCTGGCGATGACCCGCGCGGTCGAGGCCGGGGACGCCGCCGAGGCGCAGCGGCTGAACGCCCGGCTGGAACCGCTCTGGGACCTGTTCCGGACCTATTCCAGCCTGCGGGTGATCTATGCCTGCGCCGACCTCCTCGGCCTCTGCCGCGCGGCGCCCCCGCGCCCGATCCTGCCGCTCGCCGGCGAGGCCCGCCAGCGGGTCGCCGACACGCTCGACGCCCTCGACCTGCGTTAG
- a CDS encoding C40 family peptidase translates to MAFAFDHYVGIPWLDRGRDLCGCDCWGLHRLILLDGAAIELPSYAEAYAGVADRRVIAGLIAGSRGDWHQVPASEARAFDTVLMHDRPWHVGTVVRPGRMLHVPEGRASVIEPFTSGRFGRLVEGIYRHEALA, encoded by the coding sequence ATGGCCTTCGCCTTCGATCACTACGTGGGCATCCCCTGGCTCGATCGTGGCCGCGACCTCTGCGGCTGCGACTGCTGGGGGCTGCATCGTCTGATCCTCCTGGACGGCGCTGCGATCGAGCTGCCGAGCTACGCCGAGGCCTATGCCGGCGTCGCCGACCGTCGCGTGATCGCCGGCCTGATCGCCGGCTCGCGCGGGGACTGGCATCAGGTGCCGGCGTCCGAGGCGCGCGCCTTCGACACCGTCCTGATGCACGATCGCCCCTGGCACGTCGGCACCGTGGTGCGGCCCGGCCGCATGCTCCACGTGCCAGAGGGCCGCGCCAGCGTCATCGAGCCCTTCACCAGCGGGCGCTTCGGCCGGCTGGTCGAGGGCATCTACCGGCACGAGGCGCTGGCATGA
- a CDS encoding SCO family protein, with protein sequence MRRTLLPIVAFVIGLVGLCIAAFVVLVPKTQEAGTSSVGGPFALTNQDGQRVTERDYAGRTHLVFFGFTHCPDVCPTTLQQIGDVLQALGPKGKDVRALFIAVDPERDTPEALKTYLASFDPRIVGLTGSPDEVNAAVKAYRAYVRKVPTKEGDYTMEHTALVYVMSGQNRFLNALNLARPSGEAAAELAKML encoded by the coding sequence ATGCGTCGCACGCTCCTGCCCATCGTCGCCTTCGTGATCGGCCTCGTGGGGCTCTGCATCGCCGCCTTCGTGGTGCTGGTGCCGAAGACCCAGGAGGCGGGCACGAGCAGCGTCGGCGGGCCCTTCGCCCTGACGAACCAGGACGGGCAGCGCGTCACCGAGCGGGACTATGCGGGGCGCACGCACCTCGTGTTCTTCGGCTTCACCCATTGCCCCGACGTCTGCCCGACGACGCTCCAGCAGATCGGCGACGTGCTCCAGGCGCTCGGCCCCAAGGGCAAGGACGTCCGCGCGCTGTTCATCGCCGTCGACCCCGAGCGCGACACGCCGGAGGCCCTGAAGACCTACCTGGCGAGCTTCGACCCGCGCATCGTCGGCCTGACCGGATCGCCGGACGAGGTGAACGCGGCGGTGAAGGCCTACCGGGCCTATGTCCGCAAGGTGCCCACGAAGGAGGGCGACTACACGATGGAGCACACGGCGCTGGTCTACGTGATGAGCGGCCAGAACCGCTTCCTCAACGCCCTGAACCTCGCCCGCCCGTCCGGGGAGGCGGCGGCCGAACTCGCCAAGATGCTCTGA
- the cysG gene encoding siroheme synthase CysG produces the protein MSTPRTPRETRPAGTESTRGAGPAGLEPLAVLPVFVPLQGKRAVLAGSNGGAPWKVKLLAAAGAHVDVYAPEPSEELRAVPGEIVAGSVTLHERQWHADDLTGAAFCIGAMEDEDDCIAFVSAARMTGAIVNAVDRPHLCDVKFGAIVNRSPMVVGISTEGAAPVFGQTVRARIEGMLPRGFKAWIGAARDWREEVTGRFHGFSDRRAFWERFTDRAFAEPDRAPTARDLAELLGETEAAPKGGAVTLVGAGPGDAELLTLKALRALRNADVILYDDLVAPEILDYARREARTMLVGKTGHGPSCRQDDINALMVQLARSGKQVVRLKSGDPLVFGRAGEEIDACRAAGIPVSVVPGISAAQGAAASLGVSLTNRDAARRLQFVTGHDRRGALPEDLNWGALADPSVTTVVYMPKKTLRVLLERALAEGLAPTTPALLVFNATRPNQQVVEASAADLADRVEAAGHEGPALLMVGEALRRMSAEAAIAAIEPGKLAI, from the coding sequence ATGAGCACGCCCCGCACCCCCCGCGAAACCCGGCCCGCCGGCACCGAATCGACGCGCGGCGCCGGCCCGGCCGGCCTTGAACCCCTGGCCGTCCTGCCCGTCTTCGTGCCCCTGCAGGGCAAGCGGGCGGTGCTCGCCGGCTCCAACGGGGGCGCCCCCTGGAAGGTGAAGCTCCTCGCCGCCGCCGGGGCGCACGTGGACGTCTACGCGCCGGAGCCCAGCGAGGAACTCCGCGCCGTGCCGGGCGAGATCGTCGCCGGCTCGGTCACCCTGCACGAGCGCCAGTGGCACGCCGACGACCTGACGGGGGCCGCCTTCTGCATCGGCGCCATGGAGGACGAGGACGACTGCATCGCGTTCGTCTCTGCCGCGCGGATGACCGGCGCCATCGTCAACGCGGTCGACCGGCCGCATCTCTGCGACGTGAAGTTCGGCGCCATCGTCAACCGCTCGCCGATGGTGGTGGGCATCTCGACGGAGGGCGCCGCCCCGGTCTTCGGGCAGACCGTGCGGGCGCGCATCGAGGGCATGCTGCCGCGCGGCTTCAAGGCCTGGATCGGCGCCGCCCGCGACTGGCGGGAAGAGGTCACGGGCCGCTTCCATGGCTTCTCGGACCGCCGCGCCTTCTGGGAACGGTTCACGGATCGCGCCTTCGCCGAACCCGACCGGGCGCCCACCGCGCGGGATCTGGCCGAACTGCTCGGCGAGACCGAGGCCGCGCCGAAGGGCGGGGCGGTCACCCTGGTCGGCGCCGGGCCGGGCGATGCCGAACTCCTCACCCTCAAGGCCCTGCGGGCCCTCCGCAACGCCGACGTGATCCTCTACGACGACCTCGTGGCGCCCGAGATCCTCGACTACGCCCGTCGCGAGGCCCGCACCATGCTGGTGGGCAAAACCGGGCACGGCCCGTCCTGCCGCCAGGACGACATCAATGCGCTGATGGTGCAGCTCGCCAGGTCCGGCAAGCAGGTGGTGCGCCTGAAGTCCGGCGACCCGCTGGTGTTCGGCCGGGCCGGCGAGGAGATCGACGCCTGCCGCGCGGCCGGCATCCCCGTCAGCGTGGTGCCGGGCATCTCGGCGGCGCAGGGTGCTGCCGCCTCGCTCGGCGTCTCCCTGACCAACCGCGATGCGGCGCGGCGCCTGCAATTCGTCACCGGCCACGATCGACGCGGAGCTTTGCCCGAGGACCTGAACTGGGGGGCGCTGGCCGATCCGAGCGTCACCACCGTGGTCTACATGCCCAAGAAGACGCTCCGGGTCCTCCTGGAGCGGGCACTGGCGGAAGGCCTCGCGCCGACGACCCCGGCGCTCCTCGTGTTCAACGCGACAAGGCCCAACCAGCAGGTGGTGGAAGCGAGCGCCGCCGACCTCGCCGACCGCGTCGAGGCCGCGGGCCACGAGGGGCCAGCCCTGCTCATGGTGGGCGAGGCCCTGCGCCGCATGAGCGCCGAGGCCGCCATCGCGGCGATCGAGCCCGGCAAGCTGGCGATCTGA